A single window of Watersipora subatra chromosome 9, tzWatSuba1.1, whole genome shotgun sequence DNA harbors:
- the LOC137404138 gene encoding serine-rich adhesin for platelets-like yields MTLMATIGSHTDSELQRDCQSGATHHLSRGDQSSQSSDGDEAYERYLERIRGGPYSHQQRNAEYFTDDESLDDFIVSDEASLSGESSADDRLFYIKTTNLLEERSTSVAESLSSQASDDSVEDVPHFNLSGDMTSISLEKTKEESSSIYLHNSVSNEGCLKIPAARAALISDSDESFDELIQEGVKNQREATSHRSDGSSDRNTSSSLAKSKQKDSLDLDVSSLVLTDSDDQVMIVSEPIKTSSRRPISTNSQTCRPFAPRGFGNNYTPPTNRTFSEKKQPVFQAKTEPRLRTTESSFLSSLSTHLDKNQRRHHAAEKYVREFKKYKDELVKRLNAFYNQNIYGNKIGTCNKLLTVHKSDAGRIDMSESLMSYIVTRRR; encoded by the exons ATGACTTTGATGGCCACCATCGGCAGTCAT ACAGACAGCGAGCTGCAAAGGGACTGTCAGTCAGGTGCGACGCATCACTTGTCTAGAGGTGATCAGTCCAGCCAGTCATCTGACGGTGATGAAGCTTATGAAAGAT ATTTAGAGAGAATTAGGGGAGGCCCTTACAGCCACCAGCAGCGCAACGCGGAGTACTTTACTGATGACGAAAG TTTAGATGATTTCATAGTCTCTGACGAGGCTTCACTTAGCGGTGAGAGTAGCGCAGATGATAGGCTCTTCTATATCAAGACCACAAATTTACTCGAGGAGAG GTCAACTAGCGTTGCCGAGTCCTTATCATCTCAGGCTTCTGATGATTCAGTGG AGGATGTTCCTCACTTCAATCTCTCCGGTGACATGACATCGATTTCCTTAGAAAAAACAAAAGAAGAATCAAGCTCAATATATCTACACAATTCAGTATCAAATGAAGGTTGTCTCAAAATTCCTG CTGCGAGAGCTGCATTGATATCAGATAGTGATGAATCCTTTGATGAGTTGATTCAGGAAGGAGTGAAGAACCAGAGGGAGGCAACTTCTCATCGTTCTG ATGGATCTTCAGACAGAAACACAAGCTCTTCACTCGCGAAGTCAAAGCAAAAAGATTCTCTTGACCTG GATGTATCTTCTCTGGTATTGACTGACAGTGATGATCAGGTAATGATCGTAAGCGAACCTATTAAAACTTCTAGTAGACGACCTATTTCTACTAATTCTCAGACTTGCCGCCCTTTTGCTCCCAGGGGCTTTGGCAATAACTATACACCACCAACTAACAG AACATTTTCTGAAAAAAAGCAGCCCGTATTTCAAGCAAAGACTGAGCCGAGGCTCCGAACGACTGAAAGCAGTTTTTTGTCATCGTTGTCAACTCATCTTGATAAAAATCAGCGAAGACACCATGCTGCTGAGAA GTACGTGCGGGAGTTTAAGAAATACAAAGATGAGCTAGTGAAGAGGCTCAATGCTTTTTACAACCAAAATATATATGGTAACAAA ATCGGCACCTGTAACAAGCTGCTCACGGTTCATAAGTCCGATGCTGGTAGGATTGATATGAGCGAGTCTCTTATGTCATATATCGTTACACGGCGACGCTAG